In Sphingobacterium thalpophilum, a genomic segment contains:
- a CDS encoding SDR family oxidoreductase, with amino-acid sequence MENFKKINRRRAIGALGTGIFAFSLTGNWSNAATPQIAYKEDDPINKNPKPPFKAQSQPWPGLCSKIDPRPDHGEKSYKGSGRLNGRKALITGGDSGMGRAAAIAYAREGADVAINYLPEEEADAQEVIALIKEAGRKAVAIPGDLRKEEFCGQLIEDAVQHLGGLDILISNAARQQTKASIADITTEEFDATMKTNIYAPFWLIKAALPHLKAGAVIIGTTSVQAADPSADLYDYAQTKAATTNYIRSLAKQLGPRGIRVNGVAPGPIWTALQVSGGATQEKLVNFGGDTPLGRPGQPAELASIYVQLAAADASYANGQIYGAAGGGGQP; translated from the coding sequence ATGGAAAATTTTAAAAAGATCAATCGGCGCCGGGCAATCGGCGCTTTAGGGACCGGAATTTTTGCATTTAGCCTTACCGGCAATTGGAGTAATGCAGCCACTCCGCAGATAGCTTATAAGGAAGATGATCCCATAAATAAAAATCCTAAACCTCCTTTCAAAGCGCAGTCACAGCCCTGGCCCGGGCTCTGCAGTAAAATTGATCCGAGGCCAGATCATGGCGAAAAATCCTACAAAGGATCAGGAAGGCTCAACGGGCGAAAAGCCTTAATAACGGGTGGTGACTCAGGTATGGGACGTGCAGCTGCCATCGCATACGCTCGGGAAGGGGCCGATGTGGCAATTAATTACCTCCCCGAGGAGGAAGCAGATGCACAAGAAGTCATTGCGCTGATCAAAGAAGCTGGTCGCAAGGCTGTGGCGATTCCTGGCGATCTTCGAAAAGAGGAGTTTTGTGGGCAACTTATTGAAGATGCTGTTCAGCATCTTGGTGGACTGGATATTCTCATAAGTAATGCCGCAAGGCAGCAAACAAAAGCTTCGATAGCCGATATTACAACCGAAGAGTTTGACGCAACGATGAAAACAAATATTTATGCGCCTTTTTGGTTAATCAAAGCAGCACTTCCTCATTTAAAGGCCGGCGCCGTTATTATTGGGACCACATCTGTTCAAGCGGCAGATCCTTCAGCGGATCTCTACGACTATGCGCAGACGAAAGCGGCAACAACCAATTATATACGTTCTCTGGCCAAACAATTGGGACCGCGAGGCATCCGGGTCAACGGGGTCGCGCCAGGCCCAATTTGGACAGCGCTACAGGTGAGTGGTGGAGCGACCCAAGAGAAGCTCGTTAACTTCGGAGGCGATACGCCATTGGGCAGACCCGGGCAGCCAGCAGAGCTAGCATCAATCTATGTGCAGCTGGCAGCTGCCGACGCTAGTTATGCAAATGGTCAGATTTATGGGGCTGCTGGTGGCGGTGGTCAACCTTAG